In Carassius gibelio isolate Cgi1373 ecotype wild population from Czech Republic chromosome B4, carGib1.2-hapl.c, whole genome shotgun sequence, one DNA window encodes the following:
- the LOC127956169 gene encoding uncharacterized protein LOC127956169, which translates to MAFIKEESEDMRMEEAFRGLHEDTETQTKMAFIKEECEDTRIEETFKHKDTEDQTDNYEEGKRKVREVEVQSDIQSDTEEPGRKKVRRKRPHSQLLSSFSMDSEEEDALQQDSTGFPAAPPVQQFNRPTKEVTFKTISLAEMLTSNHTIWQPEDLTYESPQEPTRSLFPESGVSWNSVQQTPEISACLHSAQPEQTQLHKQQRTHQSPTPELIVSLIREMLTKQEMILDQQQSILRILNAKQSQDTDYVIEHGLLPVKDLLALNMLEQKLRAVDFKEKLINHLGLVGGFDTKDTVWRTMQRTISNDLAKSINWRGVNGKISLAALQIKDVVIDAVRKNVFSSTATNSEIENVMKRWLHLASDRDGGRKRRQKD; encoded by the exons ATggcgtttattaaagaggagagtgaagacatgAGGATGGAAGAAGCATTCAGAGGCCTACATGAAGATACTGAGACACAAACGAAGATGGCATTTATTAAAGAGGAGTGTGAAGACACGAGGATTGAAGAAACATTCAAACATAAAGATACTGAGGATCAAACAG acaACTATGAGGAAGGAAAGAGGAAGGTTCGAGAGGTTGAGGTTCAATCGGACATTCAGTCAGACACAGAGGAACCAGGCCGAAAAAAAGTCAGACGCAAAAG gCCACACTCTCAACTTTTGAGCTCTTTTTCGATGGACTCTGAAGAAGAGGATGCTCTACAGCAGGATAGCACAGGTTTTCCTGCGGCTCCACCAGTCCAACAGTTTAATCGACCCACGAAAGAGGTCACCTTCAAGACGATATCCCTGGCAGAAATGCTGACCAGCAACCACACCATCTGGCAACCTGAGGATTTGACATATGAAT CTCCACAAGAGCCTACAAGATCTTTGTTTCCAGAGAGTGGTGTTTCTTGGAACAGTGTTCAGCAGACACCTGAAATCAGTGCCT GTCTACACTCAGCACAGCCTGAACAGACTCAGTTGCACAAACAGCAGAGGACTCATCAGTCTCCCACTCCTGAACTTATTGTCT CTCTAATCCGTGAAATGCTGACAAAGCAAGAAATGATTCTTGATCAGCAACAGTCCATTCTGCGCATCCTCAATGCAAAGCAATCCCAGGACACCGATTATGTGATTGAACACGGACTTCTGCCAGTCAAAGACCTCCTGGCCCTTAATATGTTGGAGCAGAAGTTACGAGCAGTTGATTTCAAAGAAAAACTG ATTAATCATCTAGGACTAGTTGGAGGGTTTGATACAAAGGACACTGTGTGGCGAACAATGCAACGAACGATTTCAAATGACTTGGCCAAAAGCATCAATTGGAGAGGGGTGAATGGAAAAATATCCCTGGCGGCCTTGCAAATAAAGGATGTTGTTATTG ATGCTGTCCGGAAGAATGTCTTTTCATCGACGGCAACAAACAGTGAAATTGAAAACGTGATGAAAAGATGGCTGCACCTGGCCTCAGACCGGGATGGAGGAAGGAAGAGGCGCCAAAAGGACTAG